One segment of Purpureocillium takamizusanense chromosome 7, complete sequence DNA contains the following:
- a CDS encoding uncharacterized protein (EggNog:ENOG503P2WA~TransMembrane:1 (o35-56i)~COG:L) yields MWCGLPPKDWTRFKHYSCLTLPHLMALVSRPTPEMVSLGVSLVVISSASALFNSALPRAQDVKSGFKVGQGPSPSAKRLQCLRHVMDALRKLAATRNCAVVVLSQCATRMQSEQGATLVAAVNATVWEQGISTRIVLFRDWAWEEKKLRGVFLAGLQKIDGKATQLAVEHVCAFKVEAGGTTSIAYDAASRFPARSADPGRRKRKLGHTGLEVPDSEDDEDYGWADEDEESMPAPPPQWQGSEDILLGHEIGRDDDSTCADSEEDEGSATGCND; encoded by the exons ACTGGACCAGGTTCAAGCACTACTCGTGCTTGACGCTCCCACACCTGATGGCTCTAGTATCTCGTCCGACGCCTGAGATGGTGAGCTTGGGCGTCTCTCTAGTTGTCATCAGCTCCGCATCTGCGTTGTTCAACTCGGCCCTACCTAGGGCCCAGGATGTAAAATCGGGGTTCAAAGTCGGCCAAG gcccctccccgtcggcgAAACGACTACAGTGTCTGCGTCACGTCATGGACGCGTTACGGAAACTAGCTGCCACCAGGAActgcgccgtcgtggtgTTGTCACAGTGTGCGACCAGGATGCAATCGGAGCAGGGCGCTACCTTGGTCGCGGCAGTCAATGCAACGGTGTGGGAGCAAGGCATATCAACCCGCATCGTCCTCTTCAGAGACTGGGCCTGGGAGGAGAAGAAACTGCGAGGGGTCTTCTTGGCCGGTCTACAAAAGATCGACGGCAAGGCAACCCAACTAGCCGTTGAGCACGTTTGTGCGTTTAAGGTTGAAGCT ggcggcaCGACTAGCATCGCGTACGATGCCGCCAGTAGATTCCCGGCAAGATCTGCAGATCCGGGACGTCGTAAGAGAAAGCTGGGGCATACGGGGCTGGAAGTGCCGGacagcgaagacgacgaagactATGGctgggccgacgaggacgaggagtcGATGCCCGCTCCACCGCCGCAATGGCAGGGCAGTGAAGACATCCTGCTGGGCCACGAGATTggccgagacgacgacagcacCTGCGCGGacagcgaggaggatgaggggAGTGCCACGGGGTGCAATGATTAA